A segment of the Mycobacterium intracellulare ATCC 13950 genome:
GTCGGTGAGATCGGCATCATGCCGCGGCACATCCCGCTGGTAGCGCAATTGGTCGACGACGCAATGGTGCGCGTCGAACGAGAGGGCGACGACGATCTCCGGGTCGCGGTGGATGGCGGATTCTTGTCGGTCACCGAGGAGACGGTGACCATCCTGGCCGAATCCGCCGAGTTCGAGTCGGAGATCGACGAGAGCGCCGCGAGAGAGGCTTCTGAGTCGGACGATCCGCGTATCGCCGCCAGGGGGCGCGCCAGATTGCGCGCCGTCGGCGCGATCGACTAAGCGCCGATGAGCGCGCCCATGACCGCCATGGTCGTGCTCGTCGTCGTGCTGGCGGCCGCCGTCGTTGCGTTGAGTTATCGGCTGTGGAAGCTGCGCCAGGGCGGCACGGCGGGGATCATGCGCGACGTTCCCGCGGTGGGCGGTCACGGCTGGCGGCATGGTGTAATCCGTTACCGCGGCGGCGAAGCCGCGTTCTACCGGCTCTCCAGCCTGCGACTGTGGCCGGACCGGCGGCTGAGCCGGCGAGGCGTTGAGATCGTGGCCCGGCGCGCGCCACGTGGCGACGAATTCGACATCATGACCGACGAGATCGTCGTCATCGAACTGCGCGACACGACCCAGGACCGCAGGTCTGGCTACGAGATCGCCTTCGACAAGGGTGCGCTGACCGCGTTCCTGTCGTGGCTGGAGTCGCGCCCGTCGCCGCGTTCCCGCCGGCGCAGCATCTAGCCCGCATCACCGAACGCCCTGCGGTGCCGGTTAACTCGTGGGGGCTTGCCCGCCGCCCGGCTTCCACAGCACATCGCCGTCCGGGTTGGCCACGCGCGACAGGATGAAGAGCAGATCCGACAGGCGGTTCAGGTATTTCGCGGGCAGGATGTTGACCTGCTGCGGGGCGGCGTCGACCGCCGCCCACGCCGAGCGCTCGGCTCGGCGCACCACGGTGCGCGCCACGTGCAAGTACGCCGACAACGGCGAACCGCCCGGCAGCACAAAGGAATTCAGCTTGGGCAACGACTCGTTATATGTGTCACACCACTTTTCGAGCCGGTCGATGTAGGGCTGGGTGACCCGCAAGGGCGGGTACTCGGGGTTTTCCACCACCGGGGTGGACAGGTCCGCGCCGGCGTCGAAGAGGTCATTTTGGATCTGGCGTAACACGGCCTTGAGCTCGCCGTCGGGGTGACCGACGGCGACGGCGACGCCGATCGCCGAGTTGGCCTCATCGCAGTCGGCGTAGGCCACCAGGCGGGGGTCGGTTTTCGGGACCCGGGAGAAGTCACTCAATCCCGTGGTGCCGTCGTCGCCGGTCCGCGTGTAGATGCGGGTCAGGTGCACTGCCATGAGCAAAACGGTACTGCGGCGCGTGTAGGGGCCAAGACTTGGCTCGTTGGCATACGGGCTCGCTGGCAAGCCGGCCGACTGACAAGCCGATACCGCTTCACTAGACTGACCCGGGTGGCTGAGCGATTCGTGGTGACCGGCGGCAACCGGTTGTCCGGCGAAGTCGCGGTGGGGGGCGCAAAGAACAGCGTGCTCAAGCTGATGGCCGCGGCGTTGTTGGCCGAAGGCACCAGCACCATCACCAATTGCCCCGACATCCTCGACGTGCCGCTGATGGCCGAGGTGCTGCGCGGCCTCGGGGCAACCGTCGAACTCGACGGTGACGTCGCCCGGATCACCTCGCCCGACGAGCCGAAATACGATGCCGACTTCGCGGCGGTGCGCCAGTTCCGGGCTTCGGTGTGCGTACTGGGCCCACTGGTCGGTCGGTGTAAGCGGGCCCGCGTCGCCCTTCCCGGCGGAGACGCGATCGGCTCGCGGCCGCTGGACATGCACCAGGCCGGCCTGCGCCAGCTGGGCGCGCAATGCAACATCGAACACGGATGCGTCGTGGCGCAGGCTGATACGTTGCGCGGCGCGGAGATTCAGTTGGAGTTTCCGTCGGTGGGCGCCACCGAGAACATCCTGATGGCCGCGGTCGTGGCCGAAGGCGTGACCACGATCCACAACGCCGCGCGCGAACCCGACGTCGTCGACCTCTGCACGATGTTGAACCAGATGGGCGCGCAGGTCGAAGGCGCCGGTTCGCCGACGATGACCATCACCGGCGTCCCGCGGCTGCACCCGACCGAACACCGCGTCATCGGGGATCGCATCGTCGCCGCCACGTGGGGCATCGCCGCCGCGATGACCCGCGGAGACATCTCGGTCACCGGTGTCGACCCGGCGCACCTGCAGGTGGTGCTGCACAAGCTGCACGACGCCGGCGCCACCGTCACCCAAACGGAAAGCAGCTTCCGGGTGGCCCAGTACGAGCGCCCGAAGGCCGTCAATGTCGCGACCCTGCCGTTTCCCGGGTTTCCCACCGACCTGCAGCCCATGGCGATCGCGCTGGCGTCGATCGCCGATGGCACGTCGATGATCACCGAGAACGTATTCGAGGCGCGCTTTCGTTTCGTCGAGGAAATGATCCGGCTGGGCGCCGACGCCCGCACCGACGGGCACCATGCCGTCGTGCGTGGGCTGCCGCAATTGTCGAGCGCGCCGGTGTGGTGTTCGGACATCCGGGCCGGCGCCGGCCTGGTGTTGGCGGGGCTCGTCGCCGACGGCGACACCGAGGTTCACGACGTCTTCCACATCGATCGCGGCTACCCGTTGTTCGTGGAAAACCTGGCGATTTTGGGAGCGGAGATCGAGCGGGTAGAGTAACCAAAGTCAGTGCCCCACAAGCGCGATCACCGACGCGAAGGTGGACGAGAGCGGGGCCTTGACTCCCTCGCTGGATTGGTACTAGCCTGGCACGGCTGCTCCCGACTCGGTCTCTGGAAGACCAAAACTGGGAGTTGACTCCACTGCCGGACTTGTATTAAGCTGGCAGGGTTGCCCCAAAACGGGCGAAACAAGTGTTGTTTGAGAACTCAATAGTGTGTTTGGTCTTTTTATTTGTTGTTGTTTTTTTGGCCATACCTAGCACTCCCCGTGTGTGGGTATGGCAATTTTTGATGCCAGTTATTTGGTGTCTTGTCAGGTATCTCTGATTTGAAATTCACCTCGTTCATCGAGGAGTTTTTGTTTGGAGAGTTTGATCCTGGCTCAGGACGAACGCTGGCGGCGTGCTTAACACATGCAAGTCGAACGGAAAGGCCCCTTCGGGGGTACTCGAGTGGCGAACGGGTGAGTAACACGTGGGCAATCTGCCCTGCACTTCGGGATAAGCCTGGGAAACTGGGTCTAATACCGGATAGGACCTTTAGGCGCATGTCTTTAGGTGGAAAGCTTTTGCGGTGTGGGATGGGCCCGCGGCCTATCAGCTTGTTGGTGGGGTGATGGCCTACCAAGGCGACGACGGGTAGCCGGCCTGAGAGGGTGTCCGGCCACACTGGGACTGAGATACGGCCCAGACTCCTACGGGAGGCAGCAGTGGGGAATATTGCACAATGGGCGCAAGCCTGATGCAGCGACGCCGCGTGGGGGATGACGGCCTTCGGGTTGTAAACCTCTTTCACCATCGACGAAGGTCCGGGTTTTCTCGGATTGACGGTAGGTGGAGAAGAAGCACCGGCCAACTACGTGCCAGCAGCCGCGGTAATACGTAGGGTGCGAGCGTTGTCCGGAATTACTGGGCGTAAAGAGCTCGTAGGTGGTTTGTCGCGTTGTTCGTGAAATCTCACGGCTTAACTGTGAGCGTGCGGGCGATACGGGCAGACTAGAGTACTGCAGGGGAGACTGGAATTCCTGGTGTAGCGGTGGAATGCGCAGATATCAGGAGGAACACCGGTGGCGAAGGCGGGTCTCTGGGCAGTAACTGACGCTGAGGAGCGAAAGCGTGGGGAGCGAACAGGATTAGATACCCTGGTAGTCCACGCCGTAAACGGTGGGTACTAGGTGTGGGTTTCCTTCCTTGGGATCCGTGCCGTAGCTAACGCATTAAGTACCCCGCCTGGGGAGTACGGCCGCAAGGCTAAAACTCAAAGGAATTGACGGGGGCCCGCACAAGCGGCGGAGCATGTGGATTAATTCGATGCAACGCGAAGAACCTTACCTGGGTTTGACATGCACAGGACGCGTCTAGAGATAGGCGTTCCCTTGTGGCCTGTGTGCAGGTGGTGCATGGCTGTCGTCAGCTCGTGTCGTGAGATGTTGGGTTAAGTCCCGCAACGAGCGCAACCCTTGTCTCATGTTGCCAGCGGGTAATGCCGGGGACTCGTGAGAGACTGCCGGGGTCAACTCGGAGGAAGGTGGGGATGACGTCAAGTCATCATGCCCCTTATGTCCAGGGCTTCACACATGCTACAATGGCCGGTACAAAGGGCTGCGATGCCGCAAGGTTAAGCGAATCCTTTTAAAGCCGGTCTCAGTTCGGATTGGGGTCTGCAACTCGACCCCATGAAGTCGGAGTCGCTAGTAATCGCAGATCAGCAACGCTGCGGTGAATACGTTCCCGGGCCTTGTACACACCGCCCGTCACGTCATGAAAGTCGGTAACACCCGAAGCCAGTGGCCTAACCCTTGGGAGGGAGCTGTCGAAGGTGGGATCGGCGATTGGGACGAAGTCGTAACAAGGTAGCCGTACCGGAAGGTGCGGCTGGATCACCTCCTTTCTAAGGAGCACCACGAAAAGCACTCCAATTGGTGGGGTGCGAGCCGTGAGGGGTTCCCGTCTGTAGTGGACGGGGGCCGGGTGCACAACAGCAAATGATTGCCAGACACACTATTGGGCCCTGAGACAACACTCGGTCGATCCGTGTGGAGTCCCTCCATCTTGGTGGTGGGGTGTGGTGTTTGAGTATTGGATAGTGGTTGCGAGCATCTAGATGAGCGCATAGTCCTTAGGGCTGATGCGTTCGTCGAAATGTGTAATTTCTTCTTTGGTTTTTGTGTGTAAGTAAGTGTTTAAGGGCGCATGGTGGATGCCTTGGCATCGAGAGCCGATGAAGGACGTGGGAGGCTGCGATATGCCTCGGGGAGCTGTCAACCGAGCATTGATCCGAGGATTTCCGAATGGGGAAACCCAGCACGAGTGATGTCGTGTTACCCGCATCTGAATATATAGGGTGCGGGAGGGAACGCGGGGAAGTGAAACATCTCAGTACCCGTAGGAGAAGAAAACAATTGTGATTCCGTAAGTAGTGGCGAGCGAACGCGGAACAGGCTAAACCGCACGCATGTGATACCGGGTAGGGGTTGTGTGTGCGGGGTTGTGGGAGGATACATCTCAGCTCTACCTGGCTGAGGGGTAGTCAGAAAGTGTCGTGGTTAGCGGAAGTGGCCTGGGATGGTCTGCCGTAGACGGTGAGAGCCCGGTACGCGAAAACCCGTCACCTACCTTGTATCAATTCCCGAGTAGCAGCGGGCCCGTGGAATCTGCTGTGAATCTGCCGGGACCACCCGGTAAGCCTAAATACTTCTCGATGACCGATAGCGGATTAGTACCGTGAGGGAATGGTGAAAAGTACCCCGGGAGGGGAGTGAAATAGTACCTGAAACCGTGTGCCTACAATCCGTCAGAGCCTCCTTGTGGGGTGATGGCGTGCCTTTTGAAGAATGAGCCTGCGAGTCAGGGACACGTCGCGAGGTTAACCCGTGCGGGGTAGCCGCAGCGAAAGCGAGTCTGAATAGGGCGCATCCCCTTTGGGGTGTAGTGGCGTGTTCTGGACCCGAAGCGGAGTGATCTACCCATGGCCAGGGTGAAGCGCGGGTAAGACCGCGTGGAGGCCCGAACCCACTTAGGTTGAAGACTGAGGGGATGAGCTGTGGGTAGGGGTGAAAGGCCAATCAAACTCCGTGATAGCTGGTTCTCCCCGAAATGCATTTAGGTGCAGCGTTGCGTGGTTCACCACGGAGGTAGAGCTACTGGATGGCCGATGGGCCCTACTAGGTTACTGACGTCAGCCAAACTCCGAATGCCGTGGTGTAAAGCGTGGCAGTGAGACGGCGGGGGATAAGCTCCGTACGTCGAAAGGGAAACAGCCCAGATCGCCGGCTAAGGCCCCTAAGCGTGTGCTAAGTGGAAAAGGATGTGTAGTCGCAGAGACAACCAGGAGGTTGGCTTAGAAGCAGCCACCCTTGAAAGAGTGCGTAATAGCTCACTGGTCAAGTGATTATGCGCCGATAATGTAGCGGGGCTCAAGCACACCGCCGAAGCCGCGGCACATTCGCGTTTACGTGGATGTGGGTAGGGGAGCGTCCCTCATTCAGCGAAGCCTCCGGGTGACCGGTGGTGGAGGGTGGGGGAGTGAGAATGCAGGCATGAGTAGCGATAAGGCAAGTGAGAACCTTGCCCGCCGTAAGACCAAGGGTTCCTGGGCCAGGCCAGTCCGCCCAGGGTGAGTCGGGACCTAAGGCGAGGCCGACAGGCGTAGTCGATGGACAACGGGTTGATATTCCCGTACCCGTGTATGGGCGTCCCTGATGAATCAGCGGTACTAACCACCCAAAACCGGATCGACCATTCCCCTTCGGGGGCATGGAGTTTCGGGGCTGCGTGGGACCTTCGCTGGTAGTAGTCAAGCAATGGGGTGACGCAGGAAGGTAGCCGTACCAGTCAGTGGTAATACTGGGGCAAGCCTGTAGGGAGAGCGATAGGCAAATCCGTCGCTCATTAATCCTGAGAGGTGATGCATAGCCGATTGAGGTGAATTCGGTGATCCTCTGCTGCCAAGAAAAGCCTCTAGCGAGCACATACACGGCCCGTACCCCAAACCAACACAGGTGGTCAGGTAGAGAATACCAAGGCGTACGAGATAACTATGGTTAAGGAACTCGGCAAAATGCCCCCGTAACTTCGGGAGAAGGGGGGCCGGAATACCGTGAACACCCTTGCGGTGGGAGCGGGATCCGGCCGCAGAAACCAGTGGGTAGCGACTGTTTACTAAAAACACAGGTCCGTGCGAAGTCGCAAGACGATGTATACGGACTGACGCCTGCCCGGTGCTGGAAGGTTAAGAGGACCCGTTAACCGTAAGGTGAAGCGGAGAATTTAAGCCCCAGTAAACGGCGGTGGTAACTATAACCATCCTAAGGTAGCGAAATTCCTTGTCGGGTAAGTTCCGACCTGCACGAATGGCGTAACGACTTCCCAACTGTCTCAACCATAGACTCGGCGAAATTGCACTACGAGTAAAGATGCTCGTTACGCGCGGCAGGACGAAAAGACCCCGGGACCTTCACTACAACTTGGTATTGGTGTTCGGTACGGTTTGTGTAGGATAGGTGGGAGACTGTGAAATACAGACGCCAGTTTGTATGGAGTCGTTGTTGAAATACCACTCTGATCGTATTGGACACCTAACGTCGAACCCTTATCGGGTTCACGGACAGTGCCTGGCGGGTAGTTTAACTGGGGCGGTTGCCTCCTAAAATGTAACGGAGGCGCCCAAAGGTTCCCTCAACCTGGACGGCAATCAGGTGACGAGTGTAAGTGCACAAGGGAGCTTGACTGCGAGACTTACAAGTCAAGCAGGGACGAAAGTCGGGACTAGTGATCCGGCACCCCCGAGTGGAAGGGGTGTCGCTCAACGGATAAAAGGTACCCCGGGGATAACAGGCTGATCTTCCCCAAGAGTCCATATCGACGGGATGGTTTGGCACCTCGATGTCGGCTCGTCGCATCCTGGGGCTGGAGCAGGTCCCAAGGGTTGGGCTGTTCGCCCATTAAAGCGGCACGCGAGCTGGGTTTAGAACGTCGTGAGACAGTTCGGTCTCTATCCGCCGCGCGCGTCAGAAACTTGAGGAAACCTGTCCCTAGTACGAGAGGACCGGGACGGACGAACCTCTGGTATACCAGTTGTTCCACCAGGAGCACGGCTGGATAGCCACGTTCGGACAGGATAACCGCTGAAAGCATCTAAGCGGGAAACCTTCTCCAAGATCAGGTTTCTCACCCTTTTAGAGGGATAAGGCCCCCCGCAGACCACGGGTTCGATAGGCCAGACCTGGAAGCTCAGCAATGAGTGCAGGGAACTGGCACTAACCGGCCGAAAACTTACCAACACACAATCGCAACCACAGTCCATTTCGGCGGCATTTTGCCGCTGGAAGCTTGAACACCGCACCCCCCACCAAACAAATTTAAATAGAGTTACGGCGGCCACAGCGACAGGGAAACGCCCGGTCCCATTCCGAACCCGGAAGCTAAGCCTGTCAGCGCCGATGATACTGCCCATACGGGTGGAAAAGTAGGACACCGCCGAACATACACAAAAACACCCCCGGCAACGGGGGTGTTTTTGCATTCGTAGCCAAAACCACTGGCGCACAGGGATTTACACCGGCATGCGGGATCGCAGCGTCCCGTGTCCGTAAGCCGGCGACGCGGTACGCGCGGTCGACGGGCCACGGTGGAGCCGGGGGTGCAGCGCCCTCCGCGATGCCAACGGCGGTGCGCTGAGCCGGATCTCGACCCGATTGCTCGGGACGTTGTTGCTCGGCTAGCCGGCAAACGGCGGGCGGGCCATCACCGTCGGGCGGATCCCGTAGCGCGGGCCGGCGCCGGTCGAACCCCCGCCGACACCCGCCAGCGGCATACCGCCCAACAGGTTTCCGGGTCCCGATGTCTCGGGAGTGGTGATGAAGCGGCTGACCGGAATCGACGAGGCTCCGGAGGCGACCGCCGGGCCCGCCGCGGAGGTCCAGGCGGGGGGCACGGAGAGGCCGCCGACCGGCGCCGCAGAAGCCAAAGTCGCCGATATGGCGCCGCCGCCACCGGTCAGCCCGCGCAGCGATGCGCCCACGGCGGGCAGGCTCGCGGCGGCCTTCGCTCCCTCACTGGCGGCCTTGGCTGCGGGAGCCAAACCCTTTGAGAGCGATAGGAAGTGGGTCGACATCCCGGTAACGCGATACATCATCGCGAGGGTGTTCTGGGCAGGGCTGGCGTATTCGGCCCACATGTCGAACACGGGGTTCTGTTCCAGCACGTCGGTGATCGGCGGCAGTTCCGTGTTCGCCGCCGCGGGCGACGACAGTGCCTGCAGTGTGGGCGGT
Coding sequences within it:
- a CDS encoding F0F1 ATP synthase subunit epsilon — translated: MAELNVEIVAVDRKIWSGAATFLFTRTTVGEIGIMPRHIPLVAQLVDDAMVRVEREGDDDLRVAVDGGFLSVTEETVTILAESAEFESEIDESAAREASESDDPRIAARGRARLRAVGAID
- a CDS encoding DUF2550 domain-containing protein; the protein is MSAPMTAMVVLVVVLAAAVVALSYRLWKLRQGGTAGIMRDVPAVGGHGWRHGVIRYRGGEAAFYRLSSLRLWPDRRLSRRGVEIVARRAPRGDEFDIMTDEIVVIELRDTTQDRRSGYEIAFDKGALTAFLSWLESRPSPRSRRRSI
- a CDS encoding cob(I)yrinic acid a,c-diamide adenosyltransferase, translated to MAVHLTRIYTRTGDDGTTGLSDFSRVPKTDPRLVAYADCDEANSAIGVAVAVGHPDGELKAVLRQIQNDLFDAGADLSTPVVENPEYPPLRVTQPYIDRLEKWCDTYNESLPKLNSFVLPGGSPLSAYLHVARTVVRRAERSAWAAVDAAPQQVNILPAKYLNRLSDLLFILSRVANPDGDVLWKPGGGQAPTS
- the murA gene encoding UDP-N-acetylglucosamine 1-carboxyvinyltransferase — translated: MAERFVVTGGNRLSGEVAVGGAKNSVLKLMAAALLAEGTSTITNCPDILDVPLMAEVLRGLGATVELDGDVARITSPDEPKYDADFAAVRQFRASVCVLGPLVGRCKRARVALPGGDAIGSRPLDMHQAGLRQLGAQCNIEHGCVVAQADTLRGAEIQLEFPSVGATENILMAAVVAEGVTTIHNAAREPDVVDLCTMLNQMGAQVEGAGSPTMTITGVPRLHPTEHRVIGDRIVAATWGIAAAMTRGDISVTGVDPAHLQVVLHKLHDAGATVTQTESSFRVAQYERPKAVNVATLPFPGFPTDLQPMAIALASIADGTSMITENVFEARFRFVEEMIRLGADARTDGHHAVVRGLPQLSSAPVWCSDIRAGAGLVLAGLVADGDTEVHDVFHIDRGYPLFVENLAILGAEIERVE